In Methylacidiphilum infernorum V4, a single window of DNA contains:
- a CDS encoding acetyl-CoA carboxylase carboxyltransferase subunit alpha, with protein sequence MSNGYLDFEKPIVDLLQRLELLKTDKSLSAQELKKRETVLEEELLQTRKAIYSKLSPWQKVQIARHPKRPYFLDYIQRIGSDFFELNGDRLFRNDLSIVGGFVTIGDIKLMAIGHMKGRTLKENLLRNFGCPMPEGYRKAMRLMKLAEKFRLPVVTFIDTAGAYPGIGSEERHVGAAIANNLMEMSGLKVPIVSIVIGEGGSGGALGIGVADKVLMMENAYYSVISPEGCAAILWKDKKHAPQAAALLKLTAQELLELKIIDQVIPEPLGGAHWDWDKAAHILKEHLLSTLVPLLALDPQQLLENRYLRYRRIGQWLEKG encoded by the coding sequence ATGTCTAACGGTTATTTGGACTTCGAAAAACCCATCGTCGATCTTCTCCAGCGTCTTGAGCTTTTAAAAACCGATAAGTCCCTTTCAGCCCAAGAGCTAAAAAAAAGAGAGACCGTCCTTGAAGAAGAACTTCTGCAAACCCGAAAAGCGATCTATTCCAAGCTTTCTCCTTGGCAAAAAGTCCAGATCGCCCGACATCCCAAAAGACCCTATTTCCTGGACTACATACAGAGGATAGGCTCCGATTTTTTTGAGCTCAATGGAGATCGGCTTTTCAGAAATGACCTTTCGATTGTAGGAGGGTTCGTTACCATTGGCGACATTAAACTCATGGCCATAGGCCATATGAAAGGAAGAACATTAAAAGAAAACCTGCTGAGGAATTTTGGATGCCCCATGCCGGAAGGCTACCGCAAGGCCATGAGACTGATGAAACTAGCCGAAAAGTTCCGCCTGCCTGTCGTCACTTTCATCGATACAGCCGGGGCCTATCCAGGAATCGGTTCAGAAGAAAGGCATGTTGGGGCGGCGATCGCCAACAATCTCATGGAAATGTCCGGCTTGAAAGTCCCCATCGTTTCGATAGTTATCGGCGAAGGAGGCAGTGGAGGAGCTTTGGGGATAGGAGTTGCAGATAAAGTTCTAATGATGGAAAATGCCTACTACTCGGTCATCTCTCCTGAAGGGTGTGCCGCCATTTTGTGGAAAGATAAAAAACATGCCCCCCAAGCTGCTGCCCTCCTCAAGCTCACCGCTCAAGAACTTCTTGAGTTGAAGATCATCGACCAGGTTATTCCCGAACCCCTAGGAGGGGCGCACTGGGACTGGGATAAAGCGGCCCACATTCTTAAAGAACATCTTCTTTCAACCTTGGTTCCCCTGCTGGCCTTGGACCCCCAACAGCTGTTGGAAAACCGATACCTTCGCTACAGAAGAATCGGGCAATGGCTTGAAAAAGGTTAA
- a CDS encoding CPBP family intramembrane glutamic endopeptidase, with protein sequence MFVLFALIFFSFFLSALLSPVIYSLLSPLIEHLSFLRLYHRLVEIFLLLFLLFFRKQLGLFHWSDVGFKKPLFKPLFQGIALSLLIIVSSLAAQPSLFGSQGPWRMPGGNDLFKIFIKAASVAIIEELIMRGILLGVISRSAGELWALFCSSALYSFSHFLNAQPSFSSSTRPHLSSGFLLLGKMFQPLLGLEWLSIKGLVLFLLGIILGLVYRKEKNLWRPIGVHGGIVFFAHIQNWIDPERWLNDFKEALLLSFFCTILWIFCTRPYGKRRREPKIFFL encoded by the coding sequence GTGTTTGTTCTTTTTGCGCTGATCTTTTTTTCTTTTTTTCTTTCGGCACTGCTTAGCCCTGTTATTTACTCCCTGCTCAGTCCCTTGATCGAACACCTTTCTTTTCTCCGTCTTTACCATCGCCTTGTCGAAATTTTTCTACTTCTATTCCTTTTGTTTTTTAGAAAACAACTCGGTCTTTTTCACTGGTCCGACGTCGGGTTTAAAAAACCCCTCTTCAAACCCCTTTTTCAGGGGATAGCCCTATCCCTGCTTATCATCGTCTCCTCGCTGGCCGCCCAACCTTCCCTTTTTGGAAGCCAAGGCCCATGGAGAATGCCCGGCGGCAATGACCTTTTCAAAATTTTCATTAAGGCAGCATCGGTAGCTATAATTGAAGAGCTCATCATGAGAGGAATCCTCCTTGGGGTTATATCGAGGTCGGCGGGAGAGCTTTGGGCCCTTTTCTGCAGCTCGGCCCTCTATTCTTTCTCCCATTTTTTAAACGCTCAACCCTCTTTTTCTTCATCTACCCGACCTCATTTAAGCAGCGGCTTTCTTTTGTTAGGGAAGATGTTTCAACCTCTCCTAGGGCTGGAATGGCTTTCCATAAAAGGATTGGTTCTATTTTTGCTTGGCATTATCCTGGGGCTGGTTTATAGGAAAGAAAAAAACTTGTGGCGACCCATCGGGGTCCATGGAGGAATCGTTTTTTTTGCCCATATCCAAAACTGGATCGACCCCGAGCGGTGGTTGAATGATTTTAAAGAAGCTTTGCTCCTTTCTTTTTTTTGCACCATCCTATGGATATTTTGTACACGGCCCTATGGGAAGCGGCGAAGGGAACCCAAAATTTTCTTTCTTTAA
- a CDS encoding ComF family protein, with the protein MDILYTALWEAAKGTQNFLSLIYPPPELPDLPLLPLNPPFCFCCSRPFPQGLAHCRYCNQCMAYPRSFLFARSGYVFCGLVREVIHWVKYNQKYHLMPFLEEWLEKGYRKYLGGWNCQGVVPVPLHPRKFRQRGFNLAEELALWLCRRQNLPYFPALERIKPTQQQAALAFPERTANVRGAFRLKRGFDLKDKNLLIIDDVMTTTATAQACAEILKDRGGAKKVAVLTIARS; encoded by the coding sequence ATGGATATTTTGTACACGGCCCTATGGGAAGCGGCGAAGGGAACCCAAAATTTTCTTTCTTTAATCTATCCTCCCCCAGAACTACCCGATCTTCCCCTCCTGCCTCTCAACCCCCCTTTTTGTTTTTGCTGTTCTCGTCCCTTTCCCCAAGGATTGGCACACTGCCGCTACTGCAACCAGTGCATGGCTTATCCTCGGTCTTTTCTCTTTGCCCGATCAGGATACGTTTTTTGTGGCCTGGTCCGGGAGGTGATTCATTGGGTAAAATACAATCAAAAATACCATTTAATGCCTTTTCTGGAAGAATGGCTGGAAAAAGGTTATAGGAAATACCTTGGCGGATGGAATTGCCAAGGTGTCGTTCCGGTCCCTTTGCATCCCAGAAAGTTTAGACAAAGAGGCTTCAATCTTGCCGAGGAGTTAGCCCTCTGGCTTTGCCGCCGCCAAAATCTGCCCTATTTTCCGGCCCTTGAAAGGATCAAGCCCACACAGCAACAAGCAGCTCTTGCGTTCCCCGAAAGGACCGCGAATGTTCGGGGAGCCTTTAGACTGAAAAGGGGTTTTGACTTGAAAGACAAAAACCTGTTAATTATAGACGACGTCATGACGACAACCGCAACCGCTCAAGCATGCGCCGAGATTCTGAAAGATAGAGGTGGGGCAAAAAAAGTAGCGGTTTTAACCATCGCCAGGAGCTAG
- the accD gene encoding acetyl-CoA carboxylase, carboxyltransferase subunit beta: protein MMSKDKPQIPSGEKMLDIPEGLWTKCPGCNRFLYTKELELNQSVCHYCQHHFPLKAPERIACITDPGSFIECEKHLHSVDILGFNGEKSYQERLDYYRNKTALDEAVVCGSCTIGSIPVFLCVMDFGFLGGSMGSVVGEKITRMIEKSLSAKTPLLIISASGGARMYEGMFSLMQMAKTAAALQRLSQAHVPYISLLTNPTMAGVIASFASLGDVILAEPKAMIGFAGSRVIKETTQQELPPGFQTAEFLLEKGLIDKIVHRKELRSTLKQLLYFLT from the coding sequence ATGATGAGCAAGGATAAGCCTCAAATTCCATCGGGAGAAAAAATGTTGGATATACCCGAGGGACTCTGGACTAAATGTCCCGGTTGCAACCGCTTTCTCTATACCAAGGAGCTGGAACTCAATCAATCGGTATGCCATTACTGCCAACACCATTTTCCCCTTAAAGCTCCCGAACGCATTGCCTGCATAACCGATCCGGGAAGTTTTATCGAATGTGAAAAGCATTTGCATTCCGTCGATATTCTCGGCTTCAATGGGGAAAAGAGCTATCAAGAAAGACTGGATTACTACCGCAATAAAACCGCCCTGGATGAAGCGGTGGTATGCGGAAGCTGTACGATAGGCTCTATACCGGTCTTTCTCTGTGTCATGGATTTTGGCTTTCTTGGGGGAAGCATGGGGAGTGTCGTTGGAGAAAAAATAACGCGGATGATCGAAAAATCGCTCTCTGCAAAAACTCCCCTTCTCATTATCTCTGCTTCGGGGGGAGCGCGGATGTATGAAGGGATGTTTAGTCTCATGCAGATGGCTAAAACCGCTGCAGCCTTACAACGACTCTCCCAAGCCCACGTCCCCTACATTTCCCTCTTGACCAATCCAACAATGGCAGGGGTCATCGCCAGCTTTGCTTCACTGGGCGATGTCATTCTTGCTGAACCCAAGGCGATGATCGGTTTTGCCGGCAGTCGAGTAATCAAAGAAACAACGCAACAGGAGCTTCCCCCCGGGTTTCAAACGGCAGAGTTTTTGTTAGAAAAAGGGCTTATCGATAAGATCGTCCATAGAAAAGAATTGAGATCCACTCTCAAGCAGCTCCTCTATTTTTTGACCTGA
- a CDS encoding serine hydroxymethyltransferase, which translates to MKNVLFVCTGNICRSPMAKGLFESLIPANKDIQVDSAGIGAVAGLPPSPHAIEVMAEIGIDISHIRSKPVSSELIRKADFIFCMSYSHLDSLLLLYPDAGDKIFLLLEFAHDLPIMAREIPDPIGGSIELYKLCRDQMREVMPKILSFVLNAPSPVAESSLSECKSREKNKLCVFLGSDRNGDTLKNLCKEILHHWQIPAEDIQAEDPMDIPAMIERMALELYETPFSTGILFSKNGLDMEIAANKIPQIRAVRASSLQDIHTARKELNCNVLCLGSQYVRAEDLAQILEAWLAPLFEKSPSKENFVQTEPLTQTPMHISHQSTSALSRVDPKIFFLIKKEAQRQNQNLELIASENFASPAVMEAQGSCLTNKYAEGYPGRRWYGGCENVDEIESLAIERAKELFKAEHVNVQPHSGSQANMAVYFAMLKPFETIMSMDLSHGGHLTHGFKMNFSGRFYNVVHYGVSPKDERIDYDSLEAAVKEHKPRMLVAGASAYPVIIDFQRLKTIADSVGAYLMVDMAHIAGLVAAGLHPSPIPYADFVTTTTHKTLRGPRGGIIFCKARYSKEIDSQIFPGIQGGPLVHVIAAKAVCFHEALQDSFVEYQRQVIKNAKALAEGLKKNGYRLISGGTENHLILVDLRPLGITGKEAQDILDRVGITVNKNTLPFDTIPPYQGGGIRIGSPAVTTRGMKENEMFDIAEWIHRALTGRNDPHTLEKIRQSVLELTSRFPLPFDK; encoded by the coding sequence ATGAAAAATGTCTTGTTTGTGTGTACCGGTAATATCTGTAGAAGTCCAATGGCCAAAGGGCTTTTCGAATCTCTGATCCCTGCAAACAAGGATATTCAAGTTGATTCTGCAGGCATTGGTGCTGTCGCCGGTCTCCCTCCAAGTCCCCATGCCATAGAGGTGATGGCCGAAATAGGCATTGACATTTCCCATATACGGAGCAAACCCGTCAGTTCAGAATTAATCAGAAAAGCCGATTTTATCTTTTGCATGAGCTATTCTCATCTCGACTCTCTTCTGCTCCTCTACCCCGATGCCGGTGATAAAATATTCCTTCTTCTTGAGTTTGCCCATGATTTGCCCATTATGGCAAGAGAAATTCCCGATCCCATCGGGGGGTCCATCGAACTCTACAAGCTCTGCCGGGATCAGATGAGAGAGGTAATGCCTAAAATTTTATCTTTTGTCCTCAATGCCCCTTCTCCAGTAGCCGAATCCTCCCTTTCTGAATGCAAAAGCCGGGAAAAAAACAAGCTTTGTGTATTTCTTGGTTCCGATCGCAATGGAGATACCCTCAAAAACCTTTGCAAAGAAATCCTTCACCACTGGCAGATTCCTGCTGAAGATATCCAAGCCGAAGATCCCATGGATATCCCTGCTATGATCGAAAGGATGGCCCTCGAACTTTACGAAACCCCTTTTTCTACCGGTATCCTTTTCTCAAAAAATGGGCTGGACATGGAGATCGCCGCTAATAAGATTCCTCAAATCCGGGCTGTGCGCGCCTCCTCCCTGCAGGATATCCATACCGCCAGGAAGGAATTAAACTGCAATGTGTTATGCCTGGGTAGCCAGTATGTCAGAGCAGAGGATTTAGCCCAAATTTTAGAAGCCTGGCTTGCTCCTTTATTTGAAAAATCACCAAGCAAGGAAAATTTTGTTCAAACAGAACCCTTAACTCAGACTCCTATGCACATTTCTCATCAATCTACTTCAGCTTTATCCCGAGTTGATCCCAAAATATTTTTCCTGATAAAAAAAGAGGCTCAAAGACAAAATCAGAACCTCGAGCTCATCGCTTCTGAAAACTTCGCCAGCCCCGCAGTCATGGAAGCTCAGGGGAGCTGTCTAACGAACAAATACGCCGAAGGATACCCGGGACGCCGATGGTATGGAGGGTGCGAAAACGTTGATGAAATCGAATCCCTTGCCATAGAAAGGGCAAAGGAGCTTTTCAAAGCCGAACACGTCAATGTTCAGCCCCATTCCGGCTCACAGGCCAACATGGCGGTGTATTTCGCCATGCTTAAGCCCTTCGAAACGATAATGAGCATGGATCTCAGCCATGGGGGACACTTGACACACGGCTTTAAAATGAATTTTTCGGGCAGGTTCTACAATGTTGTTCATTATGGGGTTAGCCCCAAAGACGAAAGAATTGATTACGACAGCCTTGAAGCAGCCGTAAAAGAACATAAACCAAGGATGTTGGTTGCCGGGGCTTCAGCTTACCCCGTTATCATCGATTTCCAAAGGCTAAAAACGATTGCCGACTCCGTCGGTGCCTACCTCATGGTTGACATGGCTCACATAGCCGGGCTTGTTGCCGCGGGCCTCCATCCTTCACCGATACCTTATGCGGATTTCGTCACGACAACGACACACAAGACCTTACGGGGCCCAAGGGGGGGGATTATTTTTTGCAAGGCGAGGTATAGCAAAGAAATAGACAGCCAAATCTTTCCCGGTATTCAAGGGGGTCCTCTTGTCCATGTCATCGCCGCTAAAGCGGTCTGTTTCCATGAAGCCTTGCAAGATTCTTTTGTCGAGTACCAAAGACAGGTGATCAAAAACGCCAAGGCCCTTGCCGAAGGGTTGAAGAAAAACGGGTACCGTCTCATATCCGGGGGAACGGAAAATCATCTTATCCTTGTTGACCTCAGACCCTTGGGGATCACGGGAAAAGAAGCGCAGGATATCCTTGATCGAGTAGGGATTACCGTCAATAAAAATACCCTGCCTTTTGACACCATCCCACCTTACCAGGGAGGCGGGATCCGTATCGGCTCCCCGGCCGTGACTACCCGCGGAATGAAGGAAAATGAAATGTTTGATATTGCTGAATGGATTCATAGGGCTTTGACAGGCCGTAATGATCCTCATACCCTTGAAAAAATAAGGCAATCGGTCTTGGAGCTAACGAGCAGATTCCCACTCCCCTTTGACAAATAA
- the dnaX gene encoding DNA polymerase III subunit gamma/tau, which produces MYQVFSRKYRPRVFSEVVGQEHVVRTLKNAIRLGRVAHAYLFSGPRGTGKTTLARILAKSLNCADGPNADFDPDDPICLDIDAGRSLDCIEIDGASNNGVDQVRELREAAKSLPVQSRYKIYIIDEVHMLTQAAFNALLKILEEPPAHVKFIFATTEPYKIPPTVSSRCQRFHFKRIPRRLIADHLQKICIQEKIDAERKALEMIADISEGALRDAEVALDQLISFYGEKIDQSSVQEMFGLVGIEPLCRLLTDLAQGDGRGALKEAHQLLESGKDPLSLLRSFRNLLHDIALYMASVESLGLELDPEELDQVRSMSSRLSLSFVINLLEAIDQWENKLRYALHKEVLFEIAILELSQLKEKVAIEELLAQWRVQGEESSENLKGEKTALSTPPLPEEQGKKEEETTLPQALFPSVQAGNPPSGTKEQPQGGSLTPVGTQKKEQTAAELFSHSPPPLSPQEQWAKLVESFAADKADFRSLADKLYFYECRSEELIIQHALTEEDFSRRLSPFIPLLAKEVKKVFNKKLSFYPLHLKPSGLTAAESPTKNKRKSYSPTPEKNNPPQEHFLVDEASLKNDPLIKEALELFKGKILRIENPKVEGSP; this is translated from the coding sequence ATGTACCAGGTTTTTAGCAGGAAATATCGTCCAAGGGTTTTCTCCGAAGTCGTAGGGCAAGAGCATGTGGTACGAACATTAAAAAACGCTATTCGGTTAGGCAGGGTCGCCCATGCTTACCTTTTCTCCGGGCCCAGGGGAACCGGGAAGACCACTCTGGCCCGAATCTTGGCAAAATCCCTTAACTGTGCCGATGGACCCAATGCCGATTTTGATCCCGACGATCCCATTTGCCTGGATATTGATGCGGGAAGATCGCTTGATTGCATCGAAATTGATGGAGCATCGAACAACGGCGTCGATCAAGTGCGTGAGCTCAGGGAAGCGGCCAAATCACTCCCTGTCCAATCCCGCTATAAAATTTACATCATCGATGAAGTCCACATGCTTACGCAGGCAGCATTCAATGCCCTATTGAAAATTCTTGAAGAGCCTCCAGCTCATGTGAAATTCATTTTTGCCACGACAGAACCCTACAAAATCCCCCCCACCGTCAGTTCCCGCTGCCAGAGATTTCATTTCAAACGCATTCCCCGCAGGCTCATTGCCGATCATCTTCAAAAAATCTGCATCCAAGAAAAGATCGATGCGGAGCGCAAAGCCCTGGAAATGATTGCCGACATCAGCGAAGGAGCCCTTCGCGATGCCGAGGTCGCCCTAGACCAATTAATCAGTTTTTATGGGGAGAAGATCGATCAATCTTCCGTTCAGGAAATGTTCGGTTTAGTAGGTATTGAACCCTTGTGTCGGCTGCTTACCGACCTCGCCCAAGGAGATGGTCGGGGGGCATTAAAAGAAGCCCACCAGCTTCTTGAATCGGGAAAAGATCCTCTCTCTCTTCTTCGGAGCTTCCGCAACCTTCTTCATGACATCGCCCTTTACATGGCTTCTGTCGAATCACTAGGACTGGAGCTTGACCCTGAAGAATTGGATCAGGTGCGGTCAATGTCCAGCCGGCTTTCCCTATCCTTTGTCATAAACCTGCTAGAAGCCATAGACCAGTGGGAAAACAAGCTCCGTTATGCCCTTCATAAAGAAGTGCTTTTTGAAATCGCGATTCTTGAACTTTCCCAACTTAAAGAAAAAGTGGCCATAGAAGAGCTTTTAGCCCAATGGAGGGTACAGGGAGAAGAAAGCAGTGAAAATTTAAAAGGGGAAAAAACGGCCCTTTCTACTCCTCCTTTGCCGGAAGAGCAGGGAAAGAAAGAGGAAGAAACAACTCTACCCCAAGCCCTATTTCCTTCGGTCCAAGCAGGCAATCCTCCCTCCGGCACCAAAGAACAACCTCAAGGAGGCTCTCTAACCCCCGTTGGAACCCAAAAAAAAGAGCAAACAGCCGCAGAGCTCTTTTCCCATTCTCCTCCCCCGTTATCACCCCAAGAACAGTGGGCTAAGCTCGTTGAATCTTTTGCCGCCGATAAAGCTGACTTCAGGTCTCTTGCCGATAAGCTCTACTTTTATGAATGTCGCAGTGAAGAACTGATCATTCAACATGCCCTTACAGAGGAGGATTTTTCCAGGCGGCTTTCTCCCTTTATCCCCTTGCTGGCAAAAGAAGTAAAAAAAGTCTTCAACAAAAAGCTCTCCTTCTACCCCCTCCATTTAAAGCCATCCGGCTTGACGGCGGCGGAAAGCCCTACAAAAAACAAAAGAAAAAGTTATTCCCCGACCCCGGAAAAAAATAATCCTCCCCAGGAGCATTTCCTCGTTGACGAAGCGAGCCTTAAAAATGATCCTTTAATAAAAGAAGCCCTTGAGCTTTTCAAGGGTAAAATATTAAGAATAGAAAACCCAAAAGTCGAAGGTAGTCCGTGA
- a CDS encoding YbaB/EbfC family nucleoid-associated protein, giving the protein MNINKLLKQAQKLQEEAKKIQEQMASLSFEGESGGGKVKATVNGEGFLLKMHVDPTLLEAKDNEMIEDLIVVAVQAAQEKAKEASQSQFQKLGGNLGIPGMF; this is encoded by the coding sequence GTGAACATCAACAAACTGCTTAAACAAGCCCAAAAATTACAGGAAGAAGCAAAAAAAATCCAGGAGCAGATGGCTTCGCTTTCCTTCGAAGGAGAGAGCGGTGGAGGCAAAGTGAAGGCGACCGTCAATGGAGAAGGGTTCCTTTTGAAAATGCATGTTGATCCCACCCTTCTGGAAGCCAAGGATAACGAAATGATCGAAGATCTCATCGTTGTTGCCGTCCAAGCGGCACAAGAAAAAGCCAAGGAAGCTTCCCAAAGCCAATTCCAAAAGCTCGGTGGAAACTTAGGCATTCCCGGCATGTTTTAG
- the recR gene encoding recombination mediator RecR — protein sequence MIDFPPAIQNLIHSLKELPGIGPRSAERITLYLLEETKGTKQKLAQSINEIGAKIKPCSRCGFYTEETLCSICLDHSRDKQCFCLVIHPIDVIKIERTGAFRGVYHVLGKKISPLEGHVPEDLPLSPLLQRIDEEKPREIILAFGTDAEAEATALYIGQILKKRAIRVSSLAMGLPAGSGLEYADSVTLSYALSGRREL from the coding sequence ATGATCGATTTTCCTCCCGCCATCCAAAACCTTATTCATAGCTTGAAAGAACTGCCGGGTATCGGCCCTCGGTCAGCCGAAAGGATAACCCTATATCTATTGGAAGAAACCAAGGGGACAAAACAGAAACTGGCGCAGTCCATAAACGAAATAGGGGCGAAAATTAAGCCCTGCTCGCGCTGTGGTTTTTATACCGAAGAGACCCTCTGTTCGATCTGCCTGGATCATTCCCGGGACAAGCAATGCTTCTGCTTAGTCATCCATCCTATAGACGTCATAAAAATTGAAAGGACAGGCGCTTTTCGAGGCGTGTATCATGTCCTCGGGAAAAAAATCTCCCCTCTTGAAGGCCACGTTCCAGAAGATCTTCCTCTTTCTCCGCTGCTCCAGAGGATAGACGAAGAAAAACCCAGAGAAATCATTTTAGCCTTTGGGACCGATGCGGAAGCCGAAGCCACAGCCTTGTACATTGGGCAGATTCTCAAAAAAAGGGCCATCAGGGTTTCTTCGCTGGCCATGGGACTTCCTGCTGGAAGTGGGCTTGAATATGCCGACAGCGTTACGCTCAGCTATGCTTTGTCAGGAAGGAGAGAACTCTAA
- a CDS encoding thioredoxin family protein, whose amino-acid sequence MAVASVMLPLGTQAPAFALPDAISGKIYTLDDFKASPALLVMFICNHCPYVKHIRGHLVQMIAKYQKEGLAAVAINSNDIQRYPDDSPEKMKEEALQYGYTFPYLFDETQETAKAYRAACTPDFFLFDKDRKLVYRGRYDESRPNSPLEVTGADLSRAIEAVLRGEKVDTDQKPSIGCSLKWKPGNEPSWWNF is encoded by the coding sequence ATGGCCGTTGCTTCGGTTATGCTTCCCTTGGGGACACAAGCCCCTGCCTTTGCGTTGCCCGATGCAATAAGCGGGAAAATTTATACCCTTGATGATTTCAAGGCTTCCCCGGCTTTGCTCGTGATGTTTATTTGCAACCACTGTCCTTATGTGAAACATATCAGGGGCCATTTAGTCCAGATGATCGCAAAATATCAAAAAGAGGGGCTTGCTGCGGTAGCCATTAACTCCAACGATATCCAGAGGTATCCTGATGACAGTCCTGAAAAAATGAAAGAAGAAGCTCTTCAATACGGCTACACTTTTCCCTACCTTTTTGACGAAACCCAGGAAACGGCAAAAGCTTATAGAGCAGCTTGCACTCCCGATTTCTTTCTTTTTGACAAGGACAGAAAGCTCGTTTATAGGGGCCGGTATGACGAAAGCAGGCCGAACAGTCCCCTGGAGGTCACAGGGGCCGATCTTTCCCGTGCCATTGAAGCGGTCCTTAGGGGTGAAAAAGTCGATACCGACCAGAAACCGAGTATTGGTTGTAGCCTAAAATGGAAACCGGGAAATGAACCTTCATGGTGGAACTTTTGA
- a CDS encoding universal stress protein, translating into MYSKILVAYDRSKGGKLAVEEAFCLAKTLHCQLGVIWVVPPIPYYAITLVIEHEEEEEGEKTFLGEIKKDIEEAEKRWGLKVLEFHKRYGHPALEIVYCANENGYDLIVLGHSGYSGALGRALGSTAARVSEEARCSVLIARHPPPEH; encoded by the coding sequence ATGTACTCAAAAATCCTTGTTGCCTATGATCGATCCAAGGGAGGCAAGTTAGCCGTAGAGGAAGCTTTCTGCCTGGCTAAAACACTCCACTGCCAACTCGGTGTCATCTGGGTTGTTCCTCCCATTCCCTACTATGCGATAACGCTTGTCATCGAACATGAAGAAGAAGAAGAGGGAGAAAAGACCTTCCTTGGAGAAATAAAAAAAGACATAGAAGAAGCTGAAAAGAGATGGGGGCTAAAAGTATTAGAATTTCACAAGAGATACGGGCATCCCGCCTTGGAGATAGTCTATTGTGCAAACGAAAATGGGTATGACCTCATCGTTCTCGGCCATAGCGGGTATTCGGGAGCTCTGGGCAGGGCGCTGGGGAGTACGGCCGCTCGGGTAAGTGAAGAAGCAAGATGCTCGGTTCTCATCGCCCGCCATCCTCCCCCTGAACATTAA